The Leucobacter viscericola genome includes a window with the following:
- a CDS encoding asparaginase: MSATSRANPSVLVFATGGTIGMRNTDNGLAPDPDFPEILEAIVADISTPLGINWRINHLHPSIDSANADASTAPRIARAIRARVRTQRPRGVVITHGTDTLAYTASRLAFELADLGVPVVVTGSQFPHGADNTDAITNLTLAIRTAARAAHGSPVSIAFGGAILPAVRASKHSSTSLTAFAAELPLAAHPVGVPKLLAEPDSRNPVRVLSFRFVPGVTAEDVRAAVGGKPDGLVLECYGSGNAPMARPGMLGVLREICSEIPVLAITQCSTGGVDLTRYAVGHELAAAGVLDGSDLTLEAAIAKLGYLLDAGFRGEDLAKLLKRNLVGECASRD; this comes from the coding sequence ATGTCCGCCACTTCCCGCGCCAATCCCTCCGTTCTCGTATTCGCAACGGGCGGCACGATCGGCATGCGCAACACCGACAACGGGCTCGCTCCCGATCCCGATTTCCCCGAGATCCTCGAGGCGATCGTTGCCGACATCTCGACTCCACTCGGAATCAACTGGCGCATCAATCATCTGCACCCCTCAATCGACAGCGCCAATGCAGACGCGAGCACGGCCCCGCGCATCGCCCGGGCGATACGTGCCCGAGTACGCACGCAGCGGCCGCGTGGCGTAGTGATCACACACGGCACAGACACCCTCGCCTACACGGCCTCACGCCTCGCCTTCGAACTCGCAGATCTGGGCGTCCCCGTCGTCGTGACCGGCAGCCAGTTTCCCCACGGCGCCGACAACACCGACGCAATCACGAACCTCACACTCGCCATTCGCACCGCCGCGCGGGCCGCGCACGGCTCACCGGTCTCGATCGCGTTTGGCGGCGCGATCCTGCCCGCCGTTCGGGCCAGCAAACACAGCAGCACCTCACTTACCGCGTTCGCGGCTGAGCTTCCGCTCGCTGCACATCCGGTGGGCGTACCGAAGCTGCTCGCAGAACCCGACAGCCGCAACCCCGTTCGCGTTCTGAGTTTCCGCTTCGTGCCGGGTGTCACCGCAGAAGACGTGCGTGCCGCGGTCGGCGGCAAACCCGACGGGCTCGTGCTCGAGTGCTACGGCAGCGGCAATGCCCCCATGGCACGCCCCGGCATGCTGGGGGTGCTGCGTGAGATCTGCAGCGAGATCCCGGTCCTGGCGATCACCCAGTGTTCGACAGGCGGGGTGGATCTCACACGCTATGCCGTGGGACACGAGCTTGCGGCAGCGGGGGTGCTCGATGGCAGCGACCTGACGCTTGAAGCAGCCATCGCAAAACTCGGCTATCTTCTCGACGCGGGATTTAGGGGTGAGGATCTCGCGAAGCTCCTCAAACGTAACCTCGTAGGCGAGTGCGCGTCTCGGGACTAG
- a CDS encoding MFS transporter: MKTAISPPLFSSRERIILFVLLTSQFMLSLDFSIVTVALPALGKDLGIATSDLQWVVTIFALASTSLILVMGRIAERFGRKHLFLIGMALLTVASTMGGLAQSAEILLTARALQGIAIAITTPTVLGLLTASFAEGPLRTKALSYNGLLLTLGFSAGSLLGGALTDLLGWRFTFFINVPIGVAVFVLALALVRKDSPASATRVDLPGAVVITAALVAFVLWLREIETGGIASLTSGLLIASAVALFAVFGLIERNRAHPLVQVALLARPSVFVGNLGGIVTVSMETAKAFLLTLYLQQVLHLSPLLTGLALGVLGVGCIIGSFAASSLINRWGAATTLTAGLALQGVTALTLVLLGQDLTSGFTHILVATFIGGFGHLLAVVAYSVVGTSGLSSTQQGTAASIIGMSFQIGMLVGIPVISILAFAGGDSHVLATGDTLNALRFGFAADAVFTLVAAAVVLIYRITATRVRPIDAGEQDQHSPHELVEVTN, from the coding sequence ATGAAAACTGCAATCTCCCCTCCCCTGTTTTCCTCTAGGGAACGCATCATCCTGTTCGTTCTGCTCACATCTCAGTTCATGCTGTCGCTCGATTTTTCGATTGTGACAGTCGCGTTGCCCGCGCTCGGTAAGGATCTTGGCATCGCCACAAGCGACCTGCAGTGGGTCGTCACGATTTTTGCGCTCGCTTCAACGAGCCTGATCTTGGTAATGGGAAGGATCGCTGAGCGCTTTGGGCGCAAGCATCTCTTCCTCATCGGCATGGCATTGCTCACAGTCGCTTCCACGATGGGTGGTCTCGCACAGAGTGCAGAGATACTGCTGACGGCGAGGGCTCTTCAAGGAATTGCCATTGCGATCACAACCCCCACTGTCCTGGGACTTCTTACCGCGTCCTTCGCTGAGGGGCCACTGCGCACCAAGGCGCTCTCTTACAACGGACTACTCCTCACGCTCGGATTCTCGGCAGGCTCCCTCCTGGGCGGCGCCCTCACCGATCTGCTTGGTTGGCGTTTCACCTTCTTTATCAACGTGCCCATCGGGGTGGCGGTCTTTGTCTTAGCACTCGCACTCGTGCGGAAAGATTCTCCCGCATCTGCCACCCGTGTTGACCTTCCAGGTGCGGTCGTGATCACTGCGGCGCTCGTGGCCTTTGTGCTCTGGCTTCGTGAGATTGAGACGGGAGGGATCGCGAGCCTTACCTCGGGACTCCTCATCGCATCCGCGGTCGCACTCTTTGCGGTATTCGGGCTGATAGAGCGCAACCGCGCACACCCGCTCGTTCAGGTGGCATTACTTGCCCGGCCCTCCGTGTTTGTCGGCAACTTGGGTGGAATTGTGACGGTTTCCATGGAGACCGCGAAAGCGTTTCTACTCACGCTGTATTTGCAGCAGGTGCTTCACCTCTCTCCCCTGCTCACCGGACTCGCGCTTGGAGTTCTAGGCGTAGGGTGCATTATCGGCAGCTTCGCTGCGTCAAGTCTTATTAATCGCTGGGGAGCCGCAACCACTCTCACCGCCGGGCTCGCACTGCAGGGAGTAACCGCACTCACCCTTGTACTGCTGGGGCAGGATCTCACGAGCGGCTTCACTCACATCCTTGTCGCCACCTTCATAGGTGGCTTCGGGCACTTACTCGCGGTCGTCGCTTACTCCGTTGTTGGCACCTCGGGGCTGAGCTCGACTCAGCAGGGCACCGCAGCGAGCATTATCGGCATGTCTTTCCAAATCGGAATGCTGGTCGGAATTCCAGTGATCTCTATCCTGGCATTTGCCGGAGGGGACAGCCACGTACTTGCAACGGGAGACACGCTCAACGCGCTGCGTTTTGGTTTCGCCGCAGATGCGGTATTCACGCTGGTCGCGGCGGCTGTTGTGCTGATCTATCGCATAACGGCGACGCGCGTGCGTCCAATTGACGCCGGAGAGCAGGATCAGCATTCCCCACACGAACTCGTCGAGGTGACCAACTAG
- a CDS encoding helix-turn-helix domain-containing protein, translating into MLGERIRNLRLNSGMTAQQLAQSAELSPAQVSQIERGNSDPSLDALRRIAKALNTPLFDLFAEREDRPVRVVREHSRMIVQSPRGGISYSRVSPGSGMLEVLAGELAPGAASHDEPWSHPPSEECVLVTSGTLTVEVNGEDFTLGPGDSAYFASIHPHRYVNYTDEIVRFTISISPPGY; encoded by the coding sequence GTGCTTGGTGAACGGATCCGCAATCTTCGGCTGAATAGCGGCATGACTGCGCAGCAGCTTGCTCAGTCAGCCGAGCTTTCCCCTGCACAGGTGAGCCAGATCGAGCGTGGAAACAGCGATCCCAGCCTCGACGCCCTGCGTCGCATCGCGAAGGCACTCAACACGCCGCTGTTCGACCTCTTCGCGGAGCGTGAGGATCGCCCGGTGCGAGTGGTTCGCGAACACAGTCGTATGATCGTGCAATCCCCCAGGGGCGGCATCTCTTATTCCCGGGTCTCCCCCGGAAGCGGCATGCTTGAAGTGCTCGCGGGCGAGCTCGCGCCGGGAGCCGCATCACACGACGAGCCGTGGTCCCATCCCCCGAGCGAGGAGTGTGTGCTCGTCACCAGCGGCACACTCACCGTGGAGGTTAACGGCGAAGACTTCACGCTGGGCCCCGGTGACAGCGCCTATTTTGCGTCGATCCACCCTCATCGTTACGTGAACTACACCGACGAGATTGTGCGTTTCACTATCTCAATTAGCCCTCCCGGCTACTAA
- a CDS encoding aminotransferase class V-fold PLP-dependent enzyme, which produces MTTSTKPLSPEQFRELFPILDDAPHFASCSQGALSDHLAHTMQRMTASLIDAQAPWGAWVGKVEEYRALAGQQLGVSGENVAVLSCASEGAYQAVSSLDWSGTRNRLVTSDLEFPSVGNVWRAQHDNIEVVNVAGIEAALHADNWIPLIDERTKLVSIPLVSYINGTRPEVERVIEHAHSVGALVFVDAYQASGVVPFSAAKLNCDFLVTGNLKYLLGLPGIAMLYVRDCANVERSADLTGWFGRVNPFAFDPAGVDYPENARRFEMGTHPIPSAYAGVAGFEMIAKLDPEQTWSHVTSLRERLAIEVANLGFTIDYPSDPAHRGPQVALVGLDPDALAGRLAERRIGTSPRGERLRLSLHAYSNNSDIDALVQALKELR; this is translated from the coding sequence ATGACAACATCTACCAAGCCACTATCGCCGGAGCAGTTCCGAGAGCTTTTTCCGATCCTTGACGATGCCCCGCATTTTGCGAGTTGCAGCCAGGGAGCGCTTTCGGACCACCTGGCCCACACGATGCAGCGCATGACGGCAAGCCTCATTGATGCGCAGGCCCCCTGGGGCGCCTGGGTCGGCAAGGTTGAAGAGTACCGCGCGCTCGCGGGTCAGCAACTCGGCGTGAGCGGCGAGAATGTGGCGGTGCTCTCGTGCGCCTCGGAGGGGGCTTACCAGGCCGTGTCATCGCTCGACTGGAGCGGAACCCGCAACCGTCTGGTCACCTCCGATCTCGAGTTCCCCTCGGTCGGCAACGTGTGGCGTGCGCAGCACGACAATATTGAGGTCGTGAATGTCGCGGGCATCGAGGCGGCTCTGCACGCAGACAACTGGATCCCGCTCATCGACGAGCGCACAAAACTGGTATCGATTCCGCTGGTGAGCTACATCAATGGCACCAGGCCAGAGGTCGAGCGGGTCATCGAACACGCCCATTCCGTTGGCGCCCTCGTCTTCGTCGACGCTTACCAAGCGTCTGGCGTCGTGCCGTTCTCCGCGGCAAAGCTCAACTGCGACTTTCTCGTTACCGGAAACCTCAAGTACCTCTTGGGCCTCCCCGGCATCGCGATGCTGTACGTTCGCGACTGCGCCAACGTCGAGCGCAGTGCTGACCTCACCGGCTGGTTCGGTCGGGTGAACCCCTTTGCGTTCGACCCCGCCGGCGTTGACTACCCCGAAAACGCGCGTCGTTTTGAGATGGGCACACACCCCATCCCGTCTGCATACGCCGGTGTGGCCGGCTTCGAGATGATTGCAAAGCTCGATCCCGAACAAACCTGGAGTCACGTCACCTCGCTGCGCGAGCGCCTGGCAATTGAGGTCGCAAACCTCGGTTTCACTATTGATTACCCGTCGGATCCCGCGCACCGCGGGCCGCAGGTTGCGCTCGTTGGGCTTGATCCCGATGCGCTTGCGGGTCGCCTCGCGGAGCGCAGGATCGGCACCTCGCCACGAGGTGAGCGACTGCGGTTGTCGCTGCACGCGTACTCCAACAACAGCGATATTGACGCCCTAGTGCAGGCGTTGAAGGAGCTGCGCTAG
- a CDS encoding helix-turn-helix transcriptional regulator: MTITDYETDQREALGSFLRAKRQQLNPVDVGLPAGGRRRTPGLRREEVAVLANVGVSWYTRLEQGRDISPSDAVILAIADALRLNGFEREYLMQLSGRQGNQPEPIDCRRHKNVQRILQNLNELPAVCLDRYMNVFATNTLAATLFGCEVGRNSLETFFREQQCSQKFRDHSNTAAMLVSQFRRNAARYPGDPRFANISRELTKSSPHFAQLWSDHTVGAELIFGLRYCDDVHGTVDFDSTTLSVAGENDLRVIVYLPQGDDNAEARWEAIRTSVTQQTALRLAG; the protein is encoded by the coding sequence ATGACCATAACCGACTACGAGACCGACCAGCGGGAAGCCCTTGGCAGCTTTCTGCGTGCAAAACGTCAGCAGCTGAACCCTGTTGATGTTGGCTTACCCGCTGGCGGCCGTCGCCGCACGCCCGGTCTGCGTCGCGAAGAGGTTGCGGTACTCGCCAACGTTGGCGTCTCTTGGTACACCCGGCTTGAGCAGGGAAGAGATATTAGCCCGTCTGATGCTGTCATCCTGGCGATCGCTGACGCGCTGAGGCTCAACGGCTTTGAACGTGAGTACCTCATGCAACTTAGTGGTCGGCAGGGCAACCAGCCCGAACCCATCGACTGCCGACGCCATAAGAACGTTCAGCGGATCCTGCAGAACCTCAACGAGCTGCCAGCGGTGTGCCTGGACCGCTACATGAACGTGTTCGCAACGAACACACTGGCCGCAACACTGTTCGGGTGCGAGGTCGGCCGCAACTCTCTCGAAACCTTTTTCCGGGAGCAGCAGTGTTCACAAAAGTTCCGCGATCACTCAAACACCGCCGCCATGCTGGTCTCACAGTTCAGGCGCAACGCGGCCAGATACCCCGGTGATCCTCGATTTGCCAATATCTCCCGCGAACTCACCAAGTCATCTCCTCATTTTGCGCAGCTCTGGAGCGATCACACTGTCGGGGCCGAGCTCATATTTGGGCTTCGTTACTGCGATGACGTGCACGGTACCGTCGACTTTGATTCCACCACACTGAGCGTCGCGGGAGAGAACGATCTGAGGGTCATCGTGTACCTCCCGCAGGGCGACGACAATGCTGAGGCACGCTGGGAAGCGATACGAACCTCGGTAACCCAGCAGACAGCGCTGCGCCTCGCCGGCTAA
- a CDS encoding Bax inhibitor-1/YccA family protein has protein sequence MSNPALSNNPALNGKTLTAEELRRIYDQPAAQTQRPGVDASAAAADSVQQPPVIVPSDKPMTYENTISKTVMLFLIVLAFGAVGWFMPALALPAAIIGLVLGLVNAFKKEPSVPLIVLYAAFQGVFLGGISGLVEAQYSGIVSQAILGTLAVFAVVLLLFRSGKVRTSPRATKIFMVAIIGYGAFSLVNFILMLTGVNSDPWGVYGARINGFPIGIIIGGLAILLASYSLVMDFEMIQNGVKNRVPEKWAWSAAFGLMVTLIWLYFEILRLLAILRGN, from the coding sequence ATGAGCAACCCGGCTCTCAGCAACAACCCGGCTCTCAACGGTAAGACTCTTACCGCTGAAGAACTTCGCCGTATCTACGATCAGCCTGCTGCGCAGACCCAGCGCCCCGGAGTTGATGCGTCGGCAGCCGCTGCTGATAGCGTTCAGCAGCCACCGGTGATCGTCCCCTCCGACAAGCCAATGACCTACGAGAACACCATCTCGAAGACCGTGATGCTGTTCCTCATCGTGCTGGCGTTTGGTGCGGTTGGTTGGTTTATGCCGGCTCTGGCGCTGCCAGCGGCAATCATTGGCCTCGTCCTCGGGCTCGTCAATGCGTTCAAGAAGGAGCCGAGCGTTCCGCTCATCGTGCTCTACGCGGCGTTCCAGGGTGTGTTCCTGGGTGGTATCTCGGGGCTAGTTGAAGCCCAGTATTCGGGAATCGTTTCGCAGGCTATTCTTGGCACGCTTGCCGTGTTTGCGGTTGTGCTGTTGTTGTTCCGCAGCGGTAAGGTGCGCACCAGCCCTCGCGCGACCAAGATCTTCATGGTCGCGATTATTGGCTACGGTGCCTTTTCGCTGGTCAACTTCATTCTCATGCTTACTGGTGTGAACTCGGATCCGTGGGGTGTCTACGGGGCACGAATCAACGGTTTCCCAATCGGTATCATTATCGGCGGCCTCGCGATCCTGCTCGCCTCATACTCCCTGGTCATGGACTTCGAAATGATCCAGAACGGCGTCAAGAACCGCGTTCCCGAGAAGTGGGCTTGGTCGGCAGCTTTTGGACTCATGGTGACGCTGATCTGGCTCTACTTTGAGATCCTGCGCCTGCTCGCGATTCTGCGCGGCAACTAA
- the guaA gene encoding glutamine-hydrolyzing GMP synthase, protein MTSSSHTRHRPVLVVDFGAQYAQLIARRVREAGVYSELVPHTITAAEIREKQPLGIVLSGGPSSVYAEGAPQFDDTIFELGIPTLGICYGFQVMARALGGVVGNTGDREYGATDAQVLGGGGAILGGQPDAQNVWMSHGDAVQQAPEGFEVLAKTAVTPVAAFGSAEKRMYGVQWHPEVKHSDHGQQVLENFLHHVAGIANDWNADNVISEQIARIREQVGNARVISALSGGVDSAVSTALVHRAIGDQLTAVFVDHGLLRKGEREQVEKDYVESTGVRLITVEAADTFLGHLAGVTDPEEKRKIIGREFIRAFEQVQRDLVSEAAASGEKVKFLVQGTLYPDVVESGGGSGTANIKSHHNVGGLPDDLDFELIEPLRTLFKDEVRAIGRELGIPEAIVGRQPFPGPGLGIRIVGEVTRDRLETLREADAIARAELTAAGLDAEIWQCPVVLLADVRSVGVQGDGRTYGHPIVLRPVSSEDAMTADWTRVPYEVLARISNRITNQVPEVNRVVLDVTSKPPGTIEWE, encoded by the coding sequence ATGACCTCAAGCTCCCACACCAGGCATCGCCCGGTTCTCGTCGTTGATTTTGGTGCACAGTATGCCCAGCTGATTGCGCGCCGTGTGCGCGAGGCGGGTGTGTACTCCGAGCTGGTGCCCCACACGATTACGGCCGCCGAGATTCGCGAGAAGCAGCCCCTCGGCATCGTGCTTTCGGGTGGTCCGTCGTCGGTTTACGCCGAGGGCGCGCCTCAGTTTGATGACACCATTTTTGAGCTCGGGATCCCGACCCTCGGCATTTGCTACGGCTTTCAGGTGATGGCCCGTGCACTTGGTGGTGTCGTTGGCAACACCGGCGACCGCGAGTACGGCGCAACCGATGCGCAGGTTCTCGGTGGCGGCGGAGCGATTCTCGGCGGTCAGCCCGACGCGCAAAACGTCTGGATGAGCCACGGCGACGCAGTGCAGCAGGCCCCCGAGGGCTTTGAGGTGCTCGCGAAGACCGCCGTCACGCCGGTGGCCGCCTTCGGCAGCGCGGAAAAGCGCATGTACGGCGTGCAGTGGCACCCCGAGGTTAAGCACTCTGACCACGGCCAGCAGGTGCTCGAGAACTTCCTGCACCACGTTGCCGGCATCGCAAACGACTGGAACGCCGACAACGTGATCTCGGAGCAGATCGCGCGGATTCGCGAGCAGGTCGGTAACGCTCGAGTCATCTCGGCGCTGTCCGGCGGCGTTGACTCCGCCGTGTCGACGGCCCTCGTGCACCGCGCCATTGGCGACCAGCTGACCGCGGTGTTTGTGGATCACGGACTGCTGCGCAAGGGCGAGCGCGAGCAGGTCGAAAAGGACTACGTTGAGTCGACGGGTGTGCGCCTGATTACGGTTGAGGCCGCTGACACCTTCCTCGGACACCTTGCCGGCGTCACTGACCCCGAAGAGAAGCGCAAGATCATTGGCCGCGAGTTCATCCGAGCCTTTGAGCAGGTGCAGCGTGATCTCGTCAGCGAGGCAGCCGCCTCCGGCGAAAAGGTGAAGTTTCTGGTGCAGGGCACGCTGTACCCCGATGTGGTTGAGTCGGGCGGCGGATCCGGAACCGCAAACATCAAGTCGCACCACAACGTGGGCGGCCTGCCCGATGACCTCGACTTTGAGCTCATCGAGCCGCTGCGCACGCTGTTCAAGGACGAGGTGCGCGCGATCGGTCGTGAGCTCGGCATTCCCGAGGCGATCGTTGGCCGCCAGCCGTTCCCCGGACCCGGGCTCGGAATCCGCATTGTCGGTGAGGTGACTCGGGATCGTCTCGAAACGCTGCGCGAGGCAGACGCCATTGCGCGCGCCGAGCTGACCGCTGCAGGGCTTGACGCCGAGATCTGGCAGTGCCCGGTGGTGCTGCTCGCCGACGTGCGCTCCGTGGGTGTGCAGGGCGACGGCCGCACCTATGGCCACCCGATTGTGCTGCGCCCCGTGTCTTCTGAGGACGCGATGACGGCCGACTGGACACGTGTGCCCTACGAGGTGCTCGCTCGTATTTCTAACCGCATCACTAACCAGGTGCCCGAGGTGAACCGCGTGGTGCTTGACGTCACGTCGAAGCCGCCGGGAACGATTGAGTGGGAGTAG
- a CDS encoding Na+/H+ antiporter NhaC family protein, with product MSKDQPAAPLVFRIGLFGAFIAPIVFVVSTIMFFVVLRAFDMNALTAAALAGLFIAAPFARGYESFWAAAAKGISSKTSVTLLLLLFSIGLTSSLIKSTGISEGFIWLSLSIGVHGGLFIAITFAAVCAIAMATASSLGTMFTAFPIFYPAGVILGADPVLLAGAILSGALFGDNLAPISDSTVISSTTQRYRTREGTAEVPGVVGSRLRYSLTAATIAFCLFLGIGTLVSPGGSAVSDVSPDDFSAQGLWMLIAVVVLLGTAIITRNIFKAVTAGLVSGIIVGLLSGVLEPSGIVGVKDDAITGFLVGGVANILPIIGLNVVIFAMLGVLESAGVLDRLVDKVVSSGWVTTPRRAEIAIGSGILATTTLFAGVNGPSMLVFGPIADRIGAQVGLHPYRRANVMDCFALGLGSVVPVVSSFLFIASLLTADQGTAPVLDPMSIFTGSFYPLVLTCVIAVAVATGWGRRYEGIDSALEKSQANAVIVPDHDTEQPLNPTGASLPQTKTPQTSTQH from the coding sequence GTGAGCAAAGATCAACCAGCTGCACCCCTTGTGTTTCGAATTGGCCTCTTTGGTGCGTTCATCGCACCAATCGTGTTTGTTGTCTCCACGATCATGTTCTTCGTGGTGCTACGCGCGTTCGATATGAACGCGCTTACGGCCGCGGCCCTTGCCGGGCTTTTCATAGCGGCCCCGTTTGCCCGCGGGTACGAATCGTTCTGGGCAGCCGCGGCGAAGGGAATCTCTTCCAAGACCTCGGTCACACTTCTGCTGCTCTTGTTCTCTATTGGGCTCACTTCATCCCTGATAAAATCAACCGGCATCTCTGAGGGATTCATCTGGCTCTCACTCTCCATCGGCGTCCACGGCGGACTCTTCATCGCCATAACGTTTGCCGCCGTGTGCGCAATTGCCATGGCGACCGCCTCTTCGCTCGGCACTATGTTTACAGCGTTCCCGATCTTCTACCCGGCGGGCGTCATTCTGGGAGCGGACCCCGTCCTACTCGCGGGAGCGATCCTCTCCGGTGCACTGTTCGGCGACAACCTGGCCCCCATTTCCGATTCGACGGTCATCTCTTCAACCACACAGCGCTACCGCACTCGCGAGGGAACCGCAGAGGTGCCCGGAGTTGTTGGCAGCCGTCTACGCTACTCACTCACGGCCGCGACAATCGCGTTTTGTTTGTTCCTCGGTATCGGCACCCTCGTCTCCCCTGGCGGTAGCGCGGTGAGCGATGTCTCCCCCGATGATTTCTCGGCGCAGGGTCTGTGGATGCTCATCGCAGTTGTGGTGCTGCTCGGCACAGCAATCATTACCCGCAATATTTTTAAGGCGGTTACCGCAGGGCTCGTCTCGGGGATCATCGTCGGCCTCCTCAGTGGGGTGCTAGAGCCCTCGGGAATCGTCGGCGTAAAAGACGACGCCATAACCGGCTTCCTGGTTGGCGGGGTCGCCAACATCTTGCCGATCATCGGCCTCAACGTCGTTATCTTTGCCATGCTCGGGGTGCTTGAGAGCGCGGGCGTGCTTGATCGGCTCGTCGACAAGGTTGTGTCGAGCGGCTGGGTTACGACCCCGAGACGGGCGGAGATAGCGATTGGATCCGGGATCCTCGCCACAACAACACTGTTCGCCGGGGTCAACGGTCCGTCGATGCTGGTCTTTGGTCCCATCGCCGATCGGATCGGGGCGCAGGTGGGGCTGCACCCCTACCGCCGCGCCAACGTGATGGACTGCTTTGCGCTTGGCCTCGGCAGTGTCGTTCCGGTGGTGAGCTCGTTCTTGTTCATTGCGAGCCTGCTTACCGCCGACCAGGGCACTGCGCCGGTTCTTGATCCAATGTCGATCTTTACGGGCTCTTTCTACCCGCTGGTACTCACGTGCGTCATCGCTGTAGCCGTTGCAACAGGATGGGGGCGTCGCTACGAAGGCATAGACAGCGCCCTCGAAAAGAGCCAGGCCAACGCGGTGATCGTGCCGGATCATGACACCGAACAGCCGCTCAACCCAACCGGGGCCTCCCTCCCGCAGACCAAGACCCCTCAGACCTCAACACAACACTAA
- a CDS encoding glycerophosphodiester phosphodiesterase family protein, producing the protein MSALPASSTPPLVIGHRGAPGYRPEHTESAYRLAFELGADAVEPDIVATSDGVLVVRHENEISGTTDVADRPEFADRRTTKTVDGVRLTGWFTEDFTWEELATLRCRERLPKIRPENVTYDNTEPILRLCDVLSIADAQSEAQGTPLRIVIEIKHDHYFRELGLDLVELLLAELAATGWSERPEQLIIEAFELGALLRLREADVQAQLVFLAERIGSPADEVAAHEANRSHRARSYAWFRSNAGLDLLATVVDGISVAKWNILHLNALGRATGTTDLVQRAHDRGLHVYTWTLRPENRFLNLRFQGSVHGAEWGDWRGEFELVLASGVDGIFVDHPDIARMVRDESS; encoded by the coding sequence ATGTCAGCACTGCCTGCATCATCGACGCCTCCGCTCGTCATCGGACACCGCGGTGCTCCGGGGTATCGCCCCGAGCACACCGAGTCCGCCTATCGGCTCGCTTTCGAGCTGGGCGCCGATGCGGTCGAGCCTGACATCGTGGCGACGAGTGATGGTGTGCTGGTCGTACGCCATGAAAACGAGATCTCGGGCACAACCGATGTCGCAGACCGGCCGGAGTTTGCCGACCGGCGCACCACCAAAACCGTTGATGGAGTGCGCCTCACCGGGTGGTTTACCGAGGACTTCACGTGGGAAGAACTTGCAACTCTGCGTTGCAGGGAAAGATTGCCGAAGATCCGGCCTGAAAACGTAACCTACGACAACACTGAGCCGATCCTGCGCCTCTGTGACGTACTCAGCATTGCTGACGCGCAGAGCGAAGCACAGGGTACGCCGCTGCGGATCGTGATTGAGATCAAACACGACCATTACTTTCGTGAGCTGGGGCTCGATCTGGTCGAGCTGCTACTCGCGGAACTCGCGGCGACGGGGTGGTCGGAACGACCCGAACAGCTCATCATCGAGGCGTTCGAACTTGGGGCTTTGCTGCGCTTGCGTGAGGCTGATGTGCAGGCTCAGCTCGTGTTTCTTGCCGAGAGGATCGGCAGCCCCGCCGACGAAGTTGCTGCCCATGAAGCAAACCGCAGTCACAGAGCTCGCAGCTACGCCTGGTTTCGCAGCAACGCCGGACTCGACCTTCTAGCAACCGTTGTTGACGGTATCAGCGTTGCCAAGTGGAATATTCTCCACCTCAACGCGCTTGGCCGCGCGACCGGCACGACCGACCTTGTGCAGCGCGCTCACGACCGCGGCCTGCACGTGTACACCTGGACGCTGCGCCCAGAGAATCGCTTTCTCAATCTGAGATTTCAGGGCTCGGTGCACGGCGCCGAGTGGGGTGACTGGCGAGGAGAGTTTGAGCTCGTGCTCGCATCGGGCGTCGACGGCATATTTGTGGATCACCCTGACATTGCGCGTATGGTGCGCGACGAGAGTTCTTAG
- a CDS encoding iron chaperone, with translation MSTEVNDYLATLPDEEHERILEIYTRASEVVPEAEQGLSYAMPCLMYKGKGLIAVMSTKKHIGVYPFGNLGELADAVAEAGLDSTKGSIHLKMGQKLPVPLLDHFLQRRVAQIDK, from the coding sequence ATGAGCACCGAGGTGAACGACTACTTGGCCACACTCCCTGACGAGGAGCACGAGCGCATCCTCGAAATCTACACTCGCGCAAGCGAAGTTGTGCCCGAGGCAGAGCAGGGCCTGAGCTATGCGATGCCGTGCCTCATGTACAAGGGCAAGGGCCTCATCGCGGTCATGAGCACCAAAAAGCACATCGGCGTGTACCCCTTCGGAAACCTGGGTGAGCTCGCCGACGCCGTCGCAGAGGCCGGGCTCGACAGCACCAAGGGATCCATCCATCTTAAGATGGGGCAGAAACTCCCCGTTCCGCTGCTCGACCACTTCCTGCAGCGGCGGGTTGCCCAGATCGATAAGTAG